AGGGGCTCATCGCGAACTTGAAGATGGTCACCGGCAGGCTGGCCATGGGCTGGCCCATGTCGGAGGTCCAGAACTGGTTGTTCAGCGCGGTGAACAGCAGCGGCGCGGTCTCGCCGGAGATGCGCGCCACCGCCAGCAGCACGCCCGTCACCACGCCGGCACGCGCCGCGCGCAGGGTGATCGAGGTGATCACCTTCCACTTGGGCGCGCCCAGCGCATAGGCCGCCTCGCGCAGGCCGGAGGGCACCAGCAGCAGCATGTTCTCGGTGGTGCGGATCACCACCGGGATCACGATCAGCGCCAGCGCCAGCGCGCCGGCCCAGCCGGAGAAGTGCCTGAAGCGCGCCACCACCACCGCGTAGATGAACAGGCCGATCACGATGGAGGGCGCCGACAGCAGGGTGTCGTTGACGAACCGGGTCGAGGAGCCGAGCCAGCCCTGCGGGTCGTACTCGGCCAGGTACACGCCGGCCAGGATGCCGATCGGCGTGGCGATGAAGGTGGCCGCCGTCACCATCAGGAAGGAGCCGTACAGCGCGTTGGCCAGGCCGCCGGGTTCGTTCGGCGGCGGCGTCATCTGCGTCAGGGTCGACCAGGCCAGCCCGGCCACGCCCAGCCGCACCGTCTCCCACAGGATCCACAGCAGCCAGAACACGCCGAAGGCCATGGCTGCCAGCGACAGCGCCAGGGCCACCTGGTTGACCCGCTTGCGGGCCGCGTAGCGCCGCTCGCGCAGGGCGGCGGCGTCGGCCCGGGCAATCAGCCGGGCGCCGGTTCCGGTATCGCTCATGAGCGCGCTCCCTCGCCCTTGCGCAGCTGCATCAGCAGCAGCTTGGACAGCGACAGCACCACGAAGGTGATGAAGAACAGCACCAGGCCCAGGTAGATCAGGGCCGCCTGGTGCAGCCCGCCGGCCGCCTCGGCGAACTCGTTGGCCAGGGCCGAGGTGATGCTGTTGGCCGGCTGGAACAGCGACAGCGAGTCGAGCTGGTTGAAGTTGCCGATGACGAAGGTGACCGCCATGGTCTCGCCCAGCGCACGGCCGAGCCCCAGCATGATGCCGCCGATGACGCCGGCCTTGGTGTAGGGCAGCACCACGCGCGAGACGACCTCCCAGGTCGTCGAGCCCAGCGCATAGGCCGATTCCTTCAGCATCGGCGGCGTGACGTCGAACACGTCGCGCATCACGGCCGTGATGAAGGGAATGATCATGATGGCCAGGATGATCCCGGCCGACAGGATGCCGATGCCGACCGGCGGCCCCGACACCAGCGCGCCCAGGTAGGGCACGCCCGACAGCAGCTTCTGCAGCGGCTGCTGCACCCAGGTGGCGAGGATCGGGCCGAACACCAGCAGGCCCCACATGCCATAGACGATGGAGGGCACCGCGGCCAGCAGTTCGATCGCGGTGCCGAGCGGGCGCTTGAGCCAGGCCGGCGACAGCTCGGTCAGGAACAGCGCGATGCCGAAGCTCACCGGCACCGCGATCACCAGCGCGATCAGCGAGGTGGCGACGGTGCCGTAGATCATCACCAGGCCGCCGTACTCGTTGGTGACGGGATCCCAGGTGGTGCTGGTGAGAAAGCCCAGGCCGTAGCGCTCGATGGCCGGCCATGCGCCGACGACCAGCGAGGCGAGGATGGCCAGCAACAGCCCCAGGGTGGTGATGGCGGCGGCTCGGGCGGCCCAGCCGAACACGCGGTCCGCCCAGGCGCCGGTGAGACGCCGGCTGGGCGGCTTCATGTGGCTGGCCCGCGCGCGCTGCGGCGCGCGGGGTACTTCGAGGCTGCCTTCATGGGCCGGAAGTGTAGAAGACACGCGCGCCGCCCCTTGACTGCCAGCTTACTTGGCGACGACGGGCTTGCCCGAGGCGTCCTTGATCTCGGCGGCCCAGAGCTTGCGCACCTGATCCTTCACCGAGGCGGGCATCGGCACGTAGTCGAGGTCGTCGGCGGTCTTGTCGCCGTTCTTGTAGGCCCAGTCGAAGAACTTCAGCGCGGCCGCAGCCTGCGCCGGCTTGTCCTGCGCCTTGTGCATCATGATGAAGGTCGCGCTGGAGATCGGCCACGACTTCGCGCCCGGCTGGTTGGTCAGGATCTGGTAGAAGCTCTTGGACCAGTCGGCACCGGCGGAAGCGGCCGCGAAGGCGTCGGCATCGGGGCTCACGAACTGGCCGGCGGCGTTCTGCAGCTGCGCGTACGTCATCTTGTTCTGCTTGACATAGGCGTACTCGACGTAGCCGATCGAGTTCGGCAGGCGGCCCACGAAGGCGGCGACGCCCTCGTTGCCCTTGCCGCCGGCGCCGGTCGGCCAGTTCACGGCCGTGCCCTCGCCCACCTTGGCCTTCCACTCGGCGTTGACCTTCGACAGGTAGTTGGTGAAGCCGAAGG
The sequence above is a segment of the Ramlibacter tataouinensis genome. Coding sequences within it:
- the pstS gene encoding phosphate ABC transporter substrate-binding protein PstS; translation: MNNRFRTAAIGLVSFSLAGLAAAQDVTGAGASFPAPLYATWASDYQKAAGARINYQSVGSGAGMRQIEAKTVDFGASDAPLKDEELQKKGLVQFPMVIGGVVPVVNIKGIAPGQLRLNGQVLGDIYLGKISNWSDPAIKALNPSLSLPDAAIAPVRRADGSGTTFGFTNYLSKVNAEWKAKVGEGTAVNWPTGAGGKGNEGVAAFVGRLPNSIGYVEYAYVKQNKMTYAQLQNAAGQFVSPDADAFAAASAGADWSKSFYQILTNQPGAKSWPISSATFIMMHKAQDKPAQAAAALKFFDWAYKNGDKTADDLDYVPMPASVKDQVRKLWAAEIKDASGKPVVAK
- the pstA gene encoding phosphate ABC transporter permease PstA → MSDTGTGARLIARADAAALRERRYAARKRVNQVALALSLAAMAFGVFWLLWILWETVRLGVAGLAWSTLTQMTPPPNEPGGLANALYGSFLMVTAATFIATPIGILAGVYLAEYDPQGWLGSSTRFVNDTLLSAPSIVIGLFIYAVVVARFRHFSGWAGALALALIVIPVVIRTTENMLLLVPSGLREAAYALGAPKWKVITSITLRAARAGVVTGVLLAVARISGETAPLLFTALNNQFWTSDMGQPMASLPVTIFKFAMSPYENWQQLAWAAVFLITAAVLGLNILARVLTRNKA
- the pstC gene encoding phosphate ABC transporter permease subunit PstC → MKPPSRRLTGAWADRVFGWAARAAAITTLGLLLAILASLVVGAWPAIERYGLGFLTSTTWDPVTNEYGGLVMIYGTVATSLIALVIAVPVSFGIALFLTELSPAWLKRPLGTAIELLAAVPSIVYGMWGLLVFGPILATWVQQPLQKLLSGVPYLGALVSGPPVGIGILSAGIILAIMIIPFITAVMRDVFDVTPPMLKESAYALGSTTWEVVSRVVLPYTKAGVIGGIMLGLGRALGETMAVTFVIGNFNQLDSLSLFQPANSITSALANEFAEAAGGLHQAALIYLGLVLFFITFVVLSLSKLLLMQLRKGEGARS